GGGCCATCGAGGCACCACGGCGCTCCGGCACCTCACCCGTCTCGGGGCTCTCCCCCGGCCCCGCCGGCGAACCCGCCCTCGTCCGACGACCCAATGCCGGGCgggccgtccgccgcgcccgcgggCGCGGCCACTGTGTACGACGTCGTCAAGGACTTCggagccgccggcgacggcgtgaccGACGACACCGACGCGCTCAAGACCGCCTGGGACACCGCGTGCCAGGACGACGGGGCGGGCGTCgtgctggccgccgccggccactcGTTCCTGGTACGCAACACCGTGTTCACCGGCCCGTGCCAGGGCAGCGTCACGCTGCAGGTCGACGGGACGATCGTCGCGCCGAGCGACCCGGCGACGTGGCCGGCGAACAACAGGCGCAACTGGCTCATCTTCTACCGTGCCGACGGCGTGTCGCTCGTCGGCTCCGGGCTCATCGACGGCAAGGGCCAGAAATGGTGGGATCTCCCCTGCAAACCTCACAAGGTACTAATTAATCAGCAGTTGACTGCGCAATTTGCATCCGATGATGCATCTACTACACTTGCAATATTGGATCACATCAATCTATCTGAAGCTAAAAagcttccattttttttcttgtttttttcttcagggTGGAAACACTCACGGACCATGTGACAGCCCAGTGGTGAGTGGCCTAACGCAACGACTTTTAACCGTATTAACTGCCTGGTTTATTAGTGGCCTAGTGTAATTAgtgctaatgatgatgatgatacgTGGTGCAGGCGATGAGGTTTTTCACGAGCAACAACGTGACGGTGCAAGGGCTGAGGGTGCAGAACAGCCCGGAGTTCCACTTCCGGTTCGACAGCTGCCGCGGCGTGCGCGTCGACGGGCTGTCCAtcagctcgccggcgctgAGCCCCAACACCGACGGGATCCACGTGGAGAACACCCAGGACGTGCTGATCACCAACACCGTCGTCTCCAACGGCGACGACTGCGTCTCCATCGGCGCCGGCACGCTCAACGTGCACATCGAGAACGTCACCTGCGGGCCGGGCCACGGCATCAGCATCGGCAGCCTCGGCAAGGCCGGGACGCGGGCGTGCGTGGGGAACGTCACCGTGCGGAACGCGGTGATCCGGCACTCCGACAACGGCGTCCGGATCAAGACGTGGCAGGGCGGCTCCGGCTCGGTGTCGGCGGTGGCGTTCGAGAACGTGCGGATGGACGCGGTGCGCAACCCGATCATCATCGACCAGTACTACTGCCTCTCCAAGAGCTGCGAGAACGAGACcaccgccgtgctcgtcgACGGCGTCTCCTACGCCGGCATCAGGGGCACCTACGACGCGCGCAGCCCGCCCATCCACTTCGGCTGCAGCGACGCCGTGCCCTGCACCAACATCACGCTCTCCGACGTCGAGCTGCTGCCGGCCTCCGGCGACACTGTCGACGACCCCTTCTGCTGGAACGTCTACGGCAACGCCGCCACGCCCACCGTGCCGCCGGTGGCGTGCCTCATGGGCGGCGTGCCCAGGAACTACGAGGAGAGCAGCAACCACAAGTGTTActgatgatgacgatgatgatgatgcctGCATGCATGGTTTGAGATAGACATATATCATCCCCTACAGTGACTAGCTTGCTTAATTAGATGAAAagaatttacaaaaaaaagaagagagagagagagatagagtgATAAAGTAATTAAACTAGtgcagataaaattaaaaggaagCCTAATTAAAGCTAGCATGGAGTTAAAGGATTAATTACTAGTGTATATagaaagatgaaaaatgtAACAGTAAGATGTGATTTGTGAGCGAATTACTGAAATACAGTATATATCTAGAATGGTTTGTTTTGCTGCAATGGATCAAGCAATGTTGAATTTGAACTTGAAAATTTGTGAGATGGTAGGTGCTCATTTATGTACGTCTGTCTTCAGTTTGTTTATGCATATTATGATCGAAGTGATTTCAAATTCAAAGCTATATTTCAAGAAtaattttatgcatattttttatttgcgtTCTCACGACCGTAAAATGAGTTAATGTGACAGAGAaaacccttaaattttaaatccagaatcaaattctaaaattcaggAGCAGGGTTGTACTATCTTTTCTTCAGACTTTCAACAGCTATTTAATTTGTCACTAATTAAAGGAGTGGGAAGCGTATGCGTGCGCAATGCGTCGCTAATTAATCAAACGCTCTCAGATTATGGCAAGTTGCAATAATGTGAGATGGCCTCAAAGTTCAATCAAAAAAAGGTACGTACAACGTACTACAAAGCTAGCTGCCATTAAGTATGCGGCAGAAAACAAAGAACACAAagctaaagaaaaactttCAGGGCCCTCTACACAGATGCACGCCAAAATAGCTTTTTTCTGTCTTAATAATGCCATCCACacaaggcaggcaggcagagaATAATTTGATCGATGCATGACACTTAGCTAGTGGACGGCTTAAAAAGGGTGCAGCCAACAGTAAATCAACTGTTTCTCCAAACATAAACCTTGTTTTTTACTACCATCAAGTGCGTCAGAGGCGCATCTGATTTGCACGTACGTAgtacaaaaattatttagtttcTTTGTTGTGGAGAGATGGGCCAAGAAACAAAGCATCACCTAACCAACTAAGAAATACCTGCTCAAACATGTTCTTTGCAgcaaaaaaggggaaaaataaaGCTAGCGGTGGATAGTGTTTTTGTGGGCGCAAATTaaagcgagagagagagagagaagatcaGAATTGAAGCTATGCCAATAGTCTCCGATGAGTCATGGCCAGTAACAGTTGGGGCAGGCCAAAACTAGAGGCgagcagaggaggaagaagaagaagttgCATTTTTCAAGCCATCGATCTTTGCCATGGCTtgcatccatcgatcgatccatgaTTGGCTCCACAATTAGGTTGGGTTCTGGCTGGAAATgctaagctagctagggtCGTGTGCACGAGCGGGCACAGTTGAAGCTACTAGCAAAATATAATCGCGCTGAATTAAGTGGGATCAGGAAATGATCGAGGTGATCCTGCACCTGCAGTGAGctagctctagctagctagcgagaTGGGTTCAGAGTTTGTTCCTCCACGTACGTAGAGAACAGCAGTGTATGTGTATCGGATCAGAAAGAGATACCCAGATCATTACGGAGCACTGATAAATTGGGTAGCACAGGACGTACGTGGTAGTGCACCACTGAGGTGACAATTCGCAGTTTATGCTTGTGGCGTACCTGCAATTATCAGTTCATCACTGACAAAAGCAGCTGGCCATGCATGATGAGCCCCggcccctgctgctgctgccggcaATTCATCTGTGGTCTGTCAATTAGATTGCCTACGTGTGGTTATAAATCAACATAtacagatcgatcgatatgcACTACTGGAAGCTTGAATTGATTAATGATTCGATGAACTCCATCCggtgattggtacacttgccgCATGCCGGGAAATCACCTGACGCCAGCGTACGTAACAACCGGCCGGTTTTACATGTATGTCAGTGCAAGCACACGATCTACGAACCACTAGCAACGACACTGGCTACGACAGCGCCCAGACACACCCATCAGCTCGGCAAGAAAGATACTGAAGCAGACAATACAGATTTACAGTAAGCATCAAGCAGCACAGCTgtgtgctatatatatatatatatatatatatatatatatatatatatatgttttacataCGTATCTGAATTTATTAGTACACgtatgaatctaaataaagttagaaaatcttataatacggAACGGAGCGAATAACTCTATGTTCACACAATAGTGTTCTCACTCCATGTGGTTTCATGGAATGTTCTAGAATCTTCCGTGAAACCACCCGATGCCAGGTTTGGCAGCAGCGCGAGTACGTATGTGATCAGACGTAGCTGCAGACATGCGTACATCGACATGGATGGATGAGGGAGCTAGCTAGTCGCTCGGTCGGTCGGTCAGCGCACTAGCTAGCGCGCGCGGCGCCCCTGGGAGGAGCCCCGTCGCCGAGGCAATCTCCGACCGCCACTCGCAATATTCCCCCCCACCCAACCGCATGCACATGTCTGATGGGTCTAACTGTGTACAGCATGTATATGTATGGCTCGCTCGAGGACGTCGCACTCACCTGTAATCTTTGTATATGGCCTTTTGGAAGGAATAATTTTATAGATAGGTCGTTCGTCGAGACctatctataaatatgttagCCTTAGGTCAACACTTTGTATAATGTTTTAGCGCCAACTATGATGGTATCGATTTCTCGCACTTGTATGTGATTTACAACTataatatactctctccgttttatattataagatttttctgagtttgtctagattcatctatgtatcaatatatatgtttttgcatatgtgtctagattcattagtacaCGTATAAATCTcgacaagactaaaaagtcttatagtgTGGAATAATAGAGTGAATAACAACTGAGGTGGTAGTATTAATGCTAACCTCTACAAGAGGTTAGCACCGGGCTTATCAGTGCCAATCGCTAAACGCTAAATTAGTCATGGGATTGCATATtgctataaaaatagatataacTCAAAATGACAGCCACTAATGTAACTGGAGgcctaaaaaatcaatttaatttatagaCAGTACCCAATAGGCGTGTCATGGAAATCAATTTTAATAGACGTACCTAGCTCAAAATAACCCTTatgtgaaaattattttttgtcacAAGAAATGaaactaaaaacaaaagtGATACAGGGTTCGTAGAGGATGGCAACGTCGATGGCCTACATGTTTTTTGTTATTATAATGTTtgcaatataatttattaaatttttaatatatgtttagcTTATTCCGTTATGATGTACTAGTAGATGTATAGATTGAGAATGATGGAATGATATAAATGTCAAAGTAGTTTTAAGGGTTATTTGTCCGTAAAAGTGCAAAAGGTGCGTGTCAATGAGATTAGTGATGGTACTCGTGCTAATTAGGTTAGGTGAGACAACGGGCGAGGCCCTCTTGGCCATGCTATCAACTATATCCATATCCATGGTATGGATCCTAAGGTTTTAGCGCCAACATCGAGCGTTTTATGTGAGTGAGAATGGTGATAGTGCCGATCTTTGGtccaattttgatttttttagtctatttgtaaaataatttttttaaggggactgaagagaaaaattatatctatGACTAAGCAGGGACTGATTTCTCGGTGAAATTGATCTAGTTGATATCTCACAATATTTCGCTATCTCAGACCCTCTGGAGATATTACCATCCCGACAAAAAAGTTTCgctcttatcttttcgcttttgcttctgcttataagctagccaacatttgaatttttaacattaaatttgaagttaattttaggttttttattgtagtttcttttttagctttggcttttagatcactaagaacaaatatataaaaaattattcataaattataaatatgctgtTTGACGTTCAATAATCCCCAAGAGCTCAATCAAATGTCTCGAATTCAAAGTGCTTCTAACTCtaacaaaatttgataatgaaaatcaatttCTGTCAGGGAGATTTTGCCCAATATAGCGAAACCTTAGCTATGGATCCCTGAGAGCAACTAACCGTGGCTACACGTACACAAGCACATCTATCGACATATTTGGCAACTTCTTGGGAGTTTAGAGGATAAAGTTGATAGAGGGATTGATTAAGGGAGTTTCCTCTTTATTTCCAGTCCCTTGTTTGGAAGTAGATACATAGGACAGATTGATTTTGTCGTACTTAATGGGGAAATTCTCTCCTAATTACCACGCTCCCAAAGTATTGAAAATGTAAGAATTTGCTCCTAAACTGCCCCTCCTAATCTCTTCCAAAACTTCCACACCCACTCGATCACCAACCAACaaaattaacaatatttttgctatagatcaaacatttaatttttattattccgTCAAACACGCGGACCCAATTAACAAACCATATCCCTCAAATATCATTCCCTTCTTAGTAGTTCCCTCCAGCCAAACTCCAGCCTCGTTTCATGTCTGCCATCTAAAtggttattaaaaaattaaaatatttaaacatatatatatatatatatatatatattaatgagCAATATATTACTATCCAAACAAGCgatatcaaatttgatttatacaagttgcagcaaaaaaaaaagtaaatatgaatttgaatatacactatagtaaatatagtttagttTGTTCTATAATAAGTTAAATTGCGACATACATATACGTTTGTGGAATAATATATCACATAtgaatacaattatttttttatttttcacagcTATTTAAATGACGTGCAAAAACGAGCGGGCTTTAATTCCCATGAGATTAAAATTCATTTCCCAGTTTTACACCGATCTACCAGCAGAGTCATACGTACACCCAGCTCCACGTATATATGCTCGCCAGCATGCGCGCCTCGATCAATGATGTCCCGGCCCGGGGTGATTCGATATCGGCTGGCCGACCTCACCCCTgtccgccggccgcgcgcgcgctgcaTGTCGTGCTCTTCTCTTCGGCGCGCAGTTGGGCCGGCGCACGCGGCCAGACaggggcggtggtggcgaggTCAATCGCTGGGTGGAAAAGCGCAAGCAAGCAAGGCCATGGCCGGCCGCCCGGCGTGGAGAGGAAAAAGCGAACGAGCGCAagcgcgcgagagagagagacccaTATAAAAAGCACGCACACACTCGCgtacgtcgccgtcgccaccacccCTCGCCACTACCGCGGCCACTACCGTAGCCCACCCACGGCTGcctgcctccctctccccctctcccatAGGCCATAGCCAGCCAGCCACCttagcctcctcctctccccagttgaatatgcatatatatatatatatttccactgccgccgccgagtcttCGCATGCGGCCGGCTGCGCTGCACCTACACGCAGCTGCTGCAGACATTCATGGGCGTGCGATGCGATGATCGATGCCcagttgcattgcatgcatgtgccATATATTGCTTTCTGTCGGTCTCGATGTAGTATATGCCAGCGAGCGAGCGTGCATGCATTTTTCTCGGCAATTTGCACGGAGGTGTAAGGTCCATCGAGAGCTAGCTGATGatccgtcgatcgatcgacgactGATGGTcggccgatcgatctcccGTGGTTGAGTGTTCTTCCATCCACTTAATTACCTATATATCTTAAACCCTGTTTCTTATCTTTTGTtaatacgtacgtacgtacgacaCTACTAGATAATGATTTTTATGGTTTCTAGGGCTAGCTTAATTACCTAGTTTTAGTTAGGGGCGTAGGTTAACTTGCTCGATCGCTTTGGGGCTCAGCCTAGCTATAGCTTCCGTTTGCAGTATAAAAACCATATGTAATGTAACACATGCAGTCATGCACGGTTGGCCGTCGTTTTTGTTGCTCTTTCTCgctaatgcatttttttaccaGGCTTAATTTCTACTTTCGCCCTTTTTATATGCTTTCTTTAATTTGGTCCCCTCTATTGGGTATGCCACGATGGTTCCTGAATCCTCTCTGCTCCCGgcttttctcttgttttttttttcattcaacGTAccctgcccccccccccccccccctctctctctctctgggtAGAAACTGACCCAACATTTCTTTTTGATTTTGCTAGTTGGGCTAGCTGGTCGGCCTGTGGCAAAAAGGGACATCCATTTGATGATCTATAAGATCTAGGTAGGCATAATTCACACAACAAAATGCAACCTAGCTATACACCTTTTGCCCTTGTTTTTACAGAGGCAGAATATACATGCAGCCATCTCTTGAGCCGTGAcgcaatatatattaatttttaagaatttcTATGTAGACAACATCGTTAGAGTTATATATAGATTGTCATCGTCAAATAAGGCAAAATTAATACTaactccattctaaaataagatttttttatcacatctTTCTGTTACAAAATGAGCTTATTTTAAAGAGTATTTTTCACCATCCTTaaagaggtaccactgttttgtatgtaaaatttggtacctttctagtatctaaggtaccaagaggtaccaaattttacatagaaaacattattacctcctggtaccttctcaaggatggtaaaattgctctattttaaaataatcattacatcaaaatcaagcaattttaccatctttgagaaggtaccaggagataccactgttttctatataaaatttgatacctcttggtaccttagatactagaaggtaccaaattttatatagaaaacagtagtaCCTCGTGATACCTCAtcaaagatggaaaaaaatgctcattAGAATCTATGAAAGTGGGAAACATATGCATTGGGACTATGTAAAGTAGGTAGCAATTGCATtaagatttgataaagtgaagTGTATTCTagtatttaagttttttattgaTACGTGTGTGGGATGGATggaaaatgaatttattttggtattGAGGGAGTGCTAGGGACTTACCTATGTAATTTTCAACAATTTTATTTGCTCATGTTATTCCTTTTTTCAACCGCCAGCTCCAAATTGAACGTTCTAGGTGACATCCACTTCCCATCTTGTCCTTATCCTCACATAATGCTTACACAAATATGCTCGAGCTCTGCTTCACTACTGCCAGTCCACCACTTTGTCGTCTTGCCAACATCGCCTAATCACTCCAACGAGGTGCTCCCGCCACATGCCGCTACGTACCTAACCACTCTATTGAGGTGCGCTAGCCCTACACCTTCTCCTTTGTCTCGGGAAACTCCTGCCTTATATCCGCTAGCGCCACCCTCTGCTCACCatcattcctttttttctttgtcacGGACCCTACCCACCACGCGCTACGTACCctacaacttcagtagcaccATCAATGCCTCCCCTAGGTTTATTTGGCCACTCCCCGATCTTCGCCTCCCTAGCCTTCATCTAAGGCAAGGAACTAACCCATGATTACGTACTAGTCAGGGTTGTCCCTAGTCTCATGGTTGCAGGGTCCTCGGAGATGCTAGAATCATCAGAGTTGGAGGATAATGGGCTCATGCATGAATCATAACATGGATTGAACAACCCAAATTCGTAAGATTCCAATCCCTTTTCTCTTCCAAACATTTCAATCCTTTTTCTCTTGCAAACGCCATTTAGCAATTCCATTAATTCtacttatatataatacatctATTAATAAGGTACATacctactaattaattataaagatatatgcatatttgaTTTCCAAGAATTAACCAGGATCCTTTAGATCGGAGACTCCACTCTATTGCCTAAAGAAACTTCACCTTATAGTTTAGTTTGAAATGAACTAGCTGGAGTCCTTTCACCCCAGATCAATCCATGTAATTCTTGTCGATTTAGACAAGGGTTTTCTCAAActtttaataacttttaaatatttagtttgaacaTAATAGGACAATATGTATAGATGagtcataaatagtactttaatgaaaataaatatttatttttatacaatttaatagaaaatcatagtGAAATAGATTAGAAGACTATGTCGTTGTCCaaaatgataataattatCAAACAAGAGAGAGTACTATTTTAGATTGAAATGCATTGTCGAGTGTCGACTGCATGATACCCCTCcctctaaaaaaaaagactattttaGCTCATTTTACATGTACCTATACAAAGTTACAAAGACTAAAATGTTTTATACTTTTTCAAACCCCTATGCATTAGACccatactttttaaaattgcAATGCATTTGTCTTCtattttactccctccgtctcatatTATATGAGATTTTGACTTCCTGTTGataatgtttgaccactcgtcttattcaaaaaaattaaaagtattatttattgtgtttattattaaaagtagtttaagtattacttatagatttttatatttacactaaatttttgaataagacgaatgattaaaaattttaagtgaATAGTTGAAATCCCATATAATACGGAAGTACTAAACTCTAATATAATAGTTGTTTAAAAATGAAGTAAGGAGTATTCATCGAGCAAATAAGATGAGCTAGAACTAAAGTCTTTTCGAGGGAGCTAGGAGCCTAGGACTACTTAAGATTGACTGACCGGTTCCTACCCTGGAATCCATTAATCCTCCTCGTTTTATTTTAAGCAGATTCATAGTACAGCCCATGCATATGTACTTATATGTCTTGAAAAGTATTTCATCAATGCTGTCGCTTTATAGCCGCCAGCCGGAGGTTTGTGCACGTCATCATATAAAGAGATATTTTATATGCTACAGTAGTGTACGAACGGTAATATTGTAAGATCGGCATTTTTCTCGATGAGGATATGTGTCGTGTCAATTTGGTACATGTATTTATATCTGCTAATGGATttggatccaatccaaacccaCTTCAATCCATTCTTTTACTAGCTAGTCTACCAAATCAACCCAccccaattattttttattagggtccaatccaaaccaatccaactttaAGTTTAGTCTAACCCGCAACAAAccatttagttaaaatggATCCAACTCACTTTAGTAGAATGGATGCGCCCATTTGGTATttataaactcggacctaaaattttaaaactcgtgttcacacaataaaaatttatcaaatttgattgaAATTTGATGGGATGATTTATCATGCGTaagagcaactttgtgcaaattttggtcaatttctacatgtgggtcccatgTATTtctattctcttatccattagctacccaattaaaggatccatttgCCCTCCACAGattaaatccatttaaaacctaaaatcacctaaccaaacccagtccataccaatccatctGTCTCTATAACCCAACCCAATCCATTTAAAGTAACAATCCATTTGTATCCAACTAAAgacaattcaaattaaaacccgacccatttaatccatttccatccaacccattagcaggccAACATGCATTGCCTTGGCATTTTTGATTGAATAATTAACTTGTTTAGCTAGTTAGCTTGGTTTCTGCAACCTGTGTTTATTAGGGATTATGGTTGAAATTAAGTTTATGACCATTATTTATGGGTATGACGAATGAATTGATACCATACAATTGTTGTTAATTTACTATGTTTGGTTTAATCAACTTGTGTCGTTCTATCTAATTAATCTCATGCTCTCcctctgtctcaaaataaaagtattttgaagatttgaatttatgcaaaatataagcatttctcaCACTACACACACATCAATCACTTCAcattcaatttctttttctattttatccccACCTGCACCTATGCCCCAACTCATTCACCATTTATTAAAGGCCACaatgttcttttcttcttgaGCTTAATCCTTgctaaataatctagaaatgattatatttttgggATTGAGGTAGTATTAAACTTAGAGGTATGACAAATTACATTATTATACTCATTAATTAAATCcaaatcttttgtttttcaaaacaaGCATAGGGATTCGTCATGAgtaatactactactagtagcttGTATGGTTGCACTAATGTATAAGGGGTAGAAAGTGAAAGCGACCTCCAAAAATTCTTCGAAATGTGACAATAATGATAAGTTTTTGacagaaaataaactgaatGCTAGAATGGCAAACCAGTTGGAACGCAggagtagttaattttaaaaaatatttaaagatatattaatgAATAAAGTATTTGCATAAAATGTATCATTTAGGAGTTTGGAAAGTGTATGAGAATGATCCGTAGATTAAAATCTATCGTGGAAGTTGATCCAAGCTACGTACATTTCACATATATTAGGGCATAAGGGTATGTATGCTCGACAGTTGCTGAAGTCAGTGACCACACGCTagtattatgtatatatgtgaaaTTTCTATTATGTATTACTCCAACTTCTAAATTAATTCTTCGTTATTTCTCTTCATTGAAAACTCTGAGTTGGTGTAGCTAAGGGTTAAACCGTACGTGCTCATGAAAGGCGATGCTTGCTCACAAATAAAGGGGTGACAGAGATTATAGCTAGTAGTATTCGAATAGTTGGGACTTGGGAATGAGCAGCCACTTTCCAgaactaaattttgaaatatacaTTTTTCTCACAATTTTTTAGTATACTAcgtccatttcaaaatataaatatttttagtttgtttcgCATAGACTAACAAGAtatcaaaaaaattctctTTTAATCATCTCAGTggacattttttaaattttaaattgattagatttcttTTCTAGATATCTGATTGGCTCCTAAATAATTGGTGTGTCATGAGAATCaatgtagaaatatttatactgcggtacaaatttaaatcctaaaagCCTTGTATATTCAAACGGAGGAAGCaccacttaaaaaaattttttaaaaaaacatcggTGTCCTGGCTGCCACAGCCAGTCGCGATACCCCCTAAATCACTACAGCCAGTGGCGACAAGCTGGTTGGTCACCAGTGTGGTCAGCACATGTTGGGTTGAGAATGGGGTGTCACGGTACTCACAGCTAGTGATTGAAAGTGTATCTAGGctcctaatttgttttgttaattaataacaatcaaatgatgaggactaatgacgtatgtgagaatgtgaaggtataaatagtcctCATGAAAAAGATGTTGTTGCGCCGCTCAcgtgaaaagagaagtaaagttggtatattcgtgttggcgtGTGTATTTACCTTGAATTTGAGTTAACTAGGAATgtcgtactataaagaggggtgtgcaaatgaaatctaggaatgaatccggtgctcggaaatatttttgaagtggatcttttgctatctttttgaagttgtgctggAATTTATGGAAGTTCCAAAGGTActgtcggaacttccgaaggggccagaatcggttctgtaagattcacggaagttccaaAGAAGACTTtcgaaagttccgaaggagccagaatcggttttgtaagattcacggaagttccgaaggtcttGACGGGAACTTCCGTTGACTTGAGTTTTcacagttgactttgaattttctaagtgttggag
This is a stretch of genomic DNA from Oryza brachyantha chromosome 1, ObraRS2, whole genome shotgun sequence. It encodes these proteins:
- the LOC102715716 gene encoding polygalacturonase At1g48100-like, producing the protein MELAAGRTTAAIAVLLALAVASSFLGADGARHHHAKHAKRNSARPPSQAPGPAARHAPGPSRHHGAPAPHPSRGSPPAPPANPPSSDDPMPGGPSAAPAGAATVYDVVKDFGAAGDGVTDDTDALKTAWDTACQDDGAGVVLAAAGHSFLVRNTVFTGPCQGSVTLQVDGTIVAPSDPATWPANNRRNWLIFYRADGVSLVGSGLIDGKGQKWWDLPCKPHKGGNTHGPCDSPVAMRFFTSNNVTVQGLRVQNSPEFHFRFDSCRGVRVDGLSISSPALSPNTDGIHVENTQDVLITNTVVSNGDDCVSIGAGTLNVHIENVTCGPGHGISIGSLGKAGTRACVGNVTVRNAVIRHSDNGVRIKTWQGGSGSVSAVAFENVRMDAVRNPIIIDQYYCLSKSCENETTAVLVDGVSYAGIRGTYDARSPPIHFGCSDAVPCTNITLSDVELLPASGDTVDDPFCWNVYGNAATPTVPPVACLMGGVPRNYEESSNHKCY